GGCGAAGTCACAACCCTGCAGACGCACGGCGCAGACTATGCCGAGATCGCATGGCAACGGCGCTTAAGAAACCAAGCCGTGAAGAAGAAGAGGAGAGGAAGGGGGATATGATGTTCGACGTTCATCCACTCCATCCATCCCGACCTTTCCCAAGCCGAAAGCTAAATCGCGAGAATCGCATCAAAAACGCCTGTTTTTCAAATAGTCATAGTAACATTGCGCCCTCAAATGACAAGCGCCCTTTGTTTGTGCAGATTCCAGCAACCTCAAGCGCTTCGCTCGTTTCTACTTCGTTACCTATCCAATGCTTACGACCAAGTAACTTCTTCTTTTTCAGGGGAATATTCCCGAATAGTTTTCTACGTGATCAAAATTTGATCACGTGAGAGGTGAAAAAGCTCTTGAGTCATCGAATTTTGTTCACGTAAGAGATAAAAAGACTCATGCGTCATCAAGATTTGATCACGTGAGAGGTAAAAAAGCTGGTGTAGAAAACTATTCGGAAATATCCCTCTGCAAAAGAAGAAGTTAGTCGGTCGTAGGCATTGGACGGGTAACGAAGTAGAAACGAGCGAAGCGCTTGGGGTTGCTAGAATCTGCACAAACAAAGGGCGCTTGTCATTTGAGGCTGCAATGTTACTATGACTATTTAAATTACAGGCGTTTTTGATGCGCTTCTCTCGATTTGGCTTTCGGCTTGGAAGTGTGTGAACGCAGAGCGGATGGGGGCTGAAGAACCGCTTAAAAGCGATCTTGGCATAGGTGGCGAGTGCCTTCGTTGCGTCTACCCAGGAGGCGTCCTTGACCTTAATCAGGTTAGAAATGTGCGCGTAGAATAGCGTCGTCTGACGGAGGATGGCGAGCGCCTCCTTCTCGTTGTCGCCCATCGGAGGGACGGCAATGACGGATCCGCTGAGCAACATCTCGCGGCAGTAGTCAGAGTACTTCCGCCCTGCTTTCGTGGCTCTCGAACGGATCCGCTCCTTCTCCTCGGCCGTGCATCTGACCTTGATAAAGGCGGTCTTGTTTGTCTTCTTGTCTTCCCTTTTAGGGTGTCTTTTCATGTGGATAGGTCTTTTTTGTGGTGCTTATTCTATGGTTGTGGGCGATGAGAACGGATGTGATTACGGCCCTCTCACACGTCCGGACAGGGCGGGGGAGCAAGTGCAGTTTGTGGGAACAAACTGACGTCTTGCATTACCGTCGTCACCTCCGGTACGTACCCGCTGTATTTCTTACAATCACTGCGTGCCCTGCATTCAGATGGTTACTGCTTGTTAGGTTGCATATCGTTCGTGAACTCTTTGATGAATCAGTGTGCTTGGATTACAGCTTTCGCCATTCCTCGATTTCCTCGGCGTAGTCTTCCAAATGGGCGCGCACAATGCGCTCCACGAAGCTCGACAGATTGGCGCCCCTGTCTCCCAATCGACGGACAACGAAGTCGGCGCGCTCTTGTGTCGCCCTACTCAAATAGACCGCCCGACGATCTGTCAGTTTGACAGGAACAAGGAAGGTCTGCTTGTAAGCCTCCAGTGTCCCTCGCTTCATTTTGGCGCTGGTGCGTTTCGGTGTGGTTGCACTCTCGCAAGAGCTTCGTCCACTGATGGGCAGCGAGCAGACGCAGAGGCTACGCCGTGCCTTGCGGGTCTGTCCGCCGAGAAAGGGGACGCTCGAGAAAAAGTGATGCTGGCAACTCGATTGACGGGTCCGCTGGATCGAAAGTGACGCTGGCAACTCTGGTTGCTCCAATCCAATTATACAACCTCATATTTCAAAAACACCATGCAAATCATCCTTGTAGACGGTAAGGCTTGGGAGCGACATCGCTCCGCCTTTACCGACTTTATCTACCGTATCGAGCGGCTCATTGGCAATCCGCCCGAGGTCGACGAATGGCTCGACAACGACGCCGTATGCCGCCGGCTGAACATCAGCCCTCGCACCCTGCAGACCTTGAGAGATACGGGTAAAATCCCCTTCTCCATGGTCGGGCACAAGTGTTATTACAAAGCCGGAGACATCGCTGAATTACTGAACTCAAAAGCTGAATGAACTATGGAAGAACATGCAATCATTACGGAAGAAAGCCCTCAAATGCAGCTGTTTGTCCAGCTCATGGAGGGCGTATTGAAGAAGCTGGAGCGCTATTGCGCCTCGGCCCGACCCACGCTCGCCGGGGAGATTTATCTCACCGGCGAGGAGGTCTGCGAGCGGCTCAAGCTCAGCACCCGCACGCTGCAGGAGTACCGCAGCCGTGGCCTTTTGGCCTTCTACAAAATCGGCGGCAAGATCCTCTTGTAAACAGAG
The sequence above is drawn from the Tannerella serpentiformis genome and encodes:
- a CDS encoding helix-turn-helix domain-containing protein codes for the protein MQIILVDGKAWERHRSAFTDFIYRIERLIGNPPEVDEWLDNDAVCRRLNISPRTLQTLRDTGKIPFSMVGHKCYYKAGDIAELLNSKAE